One segment of Streptomyces sp. XD-27 DNA contains the following:
- a CDS encoding menaquinone biosynthetic enzyme MqnA/MqnD family protein has protein sequence MDNSAPAAATATGHHRSRPRVGHIQFLNCLPLYWGLARTGTLLDLELTKATPDALNDQLVRGDLDIAPISLVEYLRHADDLVALPDIAVGCDGPVMSCVIVSQLPLEQLDRARVALGSASRTSVELARLLLAERYGVQPRYYSCPPDLSLMMQEADAAVLIGDAALRANLHYAPKLGLQVHDLGHMWKEWTGLPFVFAVWAARREYVAREPRIVHKIHEAFLASRDLSLEEVTKVAEQAARWEALTAPVLERYFTTLDFSLGEKQLAGIAEFVRRTAPALGYPADVRVDLLPQGDRLTTVEPA, from the coding sequence GTGGACAATTCAGCCCCTGCCGCCGCCACCGCCACCGGTCACCACCGGAGCCGGCCGCGGGTCGGTCACATTCAGTTCCTCAACTGTCTGCCCCTGTACTGGGGCCTCGCCCGCACGGGCACCCTGCTCGATCTGGAGCTCACCAAGGCAACCCCTGACGCGCTCAACGATCAGCTGGTCCGCGGAGACCTCGACATCGCACCGATCAGCCTGGTCGAGTACCTGCGGCACGCCGACGACCTGGTCGCGCTGCCGGACATCGCCGTCGGCTGCGACGGCCCCGTCATGTCCTGCGTGATCGTCTCCCAGCTGCCGCTGGAGCAGCTGGACCGGGCCCGGGTCGCGCTCGGCTCCGCGTCCCGTACCTCCGTGGAGCTGGCGCGGCTGCTGCTCGCGGAGCGCTACGGCGTCCAGCCCCGCTACTACTCCTGCCCGCCCGACCTCAGCCTGATGATGCAGGAGGCGGACGCGGCCGTGCTCATCGGCGACGCCGCGCTGCGCGCCAATCTGCACTACGCCCCCAAGCTGGGCCTCCAGGTCCACGATCTGGGGCACATGTGGAAGGAGTGGACCGGGCTGCCGTTCGTCTTCGCGGTCTGGGCCGCCCGCCGCGAGTACGTGGCACGGGAGCCGCGGATCGTACACAAGATCCACGAGGCGTTCCTGGCCTCCCGCGACCTGTCGTTGGAGGAAGTCACGAAGGTCGCCGAGCAGGCGGCGCGCTGGGAGGCGCTGACGGCGCCGGTCCTGGAGCGGTACTTCACCACCCTCGACTTCAGCCTCGGCGAGAAGCAGCTGGCGGGCATCGCGGAGTTCGTCCGCCGCACGGCCCCCGCGCTGGGCTACCCGGCCGACGTCCGCGTGGACCTGCTGCCGCAGGGGGACCGCCTGACGACGGTGGAGCCTGCCTGA
- the mqnC gene encoding cyclic dehypoxanthinyl futalosine synthase, with protein sequence MTETTDLQSVLDRAAAGGRITPEEALDLYRGAPLHALGAAADAARRRRYAGTEHIATYIIERNINYTNVCVTACKFCAFYAAPKDTAKGWTRDLDDILRRCAETVELGGTQIMFQGGHHPDYGVEYYEKHFSAIKKEFPQLVIHSLGASEVEHMARISGVSVEEAITRIHAAGLDSFAGAGAELLPARPRKAIAPLKESGERWLEIMEAAHNLGVESTSTMLMGTGETNAERIEHIRMIRDVQDRTGGFRAFIPYTYQPENNHLKGRTQATVFEYLRMIAVARLFLDNVAHIQGSWLTVGKEAGQLTLHYGADDLGSVMLEENVVSSAGARHRSNRLELLDLIRKADRVPAQRATTYEHLVVHDDPANDPVDDRVVSHLSSTAIEGGTAHPELKLIGTN encoded by the coding sequence GTGACCGAGACCACTGACCTCCAGTCCGTGCTCGACCGCGCTGCCGCCGGTGGCCGGATCACCCCCGAGGAGGCGCTCGACCTGTACCGCGGCGCGCCGCTGCACGCCCTGGGCGCCGCCGCCGACGCGGCCCGCCGCCGCCGGTACGCGGGCACCGAGCACATCGCGACGTACATCATCGAGCGCAACATCAACTACACGAACGTCTGCGTGACGGCGTGCAAGTTCTGCGCCTTCTACGCCGCGCCCAAGGACACCGCCAAGGGCTGGACCCGCGACCTCGACGACATCCTGCGGCGCTGCGCCGAGACCGTGGAACTGGGCGGCACCCAGATCATGTTCCAGGGCGGCCACCACCCGGACTACGGCGTGGAGTACTACGAGAAGCACTTCTCGGCCATCAAGAAGGAGTTCCCGCAGCTGGTCATCCACTCCCTCGGCGCCTCCGAGGTCGAGCACATGGCCCGGATCTCCGGAGTCTCCGTCGAGGAGGCCATCACCCGTATCCACGCCGCGGGCCTGGACTCGTTCGCGGGCGCCGGCGCCGAACTGCTCCCGGCACGCCCCCGCAAGGCCATCGCGCCGCTCAAGGAGTCCGGCGAGCGCTGGCTGGAGATCATGGAGGCGGCGCACAACCTCGGCGTCGAGTCGACCTCCACCATGCTGATGGGCACCGGCGAGACCAACGCCGAGCGGATCGAGCACATCCGGATGATCCGCGACGTGCAGGACCGCACGGGTGGCTTCCGGGCCTTCATCCCGTACACGTACCAGCCGGAGAACAACCACCTGAAGGGCCGCACCCAGGCCACGGTCTTCGAGTACCTGCGCATGATCGCGGTCGCGCGCCTGTTCCTCGACAACGTCGCGCACATCCAGGGCTCCTGGCTGACCGTCGGCAAGGAAGCGGGCCAACTGACCCTGCACTACGGGGCGGACGACCTCGGCTCGGTGATGCTGGAGGAGAACGTCGTCTCCTCGGCGGGGGCCCGGCACCGGTCCAACCGACTGGAACTGCTCGACCTCATCCGCAAGGCGGACCGGGTCCCGGCGCAACGTGCCACGACGTACGAGCACCTGGTGGTGCACGACGACCCGGCGAACGACCCGGTCGACGACAGGGTCGTCTCGCACCTGTCCTCGACGGCCATCGAGGGCGGTACGGCCCACCCGGAACTCAAGCTGATCGGCACGAACTGA
- a CDS encoding demethylmenaquinone methyltransferase, whose translation MTRATLDKQPHEVAAMFDDVAAKYDLVNDVLSLGQARLWRKAVARSLAVRAGERVLDLAAGTGTSSLPFTAAGAEVVPCDFSFGMLREGKRRHPSLPLTAGDATRLPFADGVFDAVTISFGLRNVQDTDRALREMLRVTKPGGRLLICEFSRPTWAPFRTVYTEYLMRALPPVAKAVSSNPDAYVYLAESIRAWPDQAGLAGRLQQAGWSRVAWRNLTGGIVALHRATKTG comes from the coding sequence GTGACCCGAGCGACCCTGGACAAGCAGCCCCATGAAGTAGCCGCGATGTTCGACGACGTCGCGGCCAAATACGACCTGGTCAACGACGTGCTCTCGCTGGGACAGGCCCGCCTGTGGCGCAAGGCGGTGGCGCGCTCCCTCGCCGTCCGCGCGGGCGAGCGCGTCCTCGACCTCGCCGCCGGCACGGGCACCTCCTCGCTGCCCTTCACGGCGGCCGGCGCCGAAGTCGTCCCCTGCGACTTCTCCTTCGGCATGCTGCGCGAGGGCAAGCGGCGCCACCCCTCGCTGCCGCTGACCGCGGGCGACGCGACCCGGCTGCCCTTCGCGGACGGGGTCTTCGACGCCGTCACGATCTCCTTCGGACTGCGGAACGTCCAGGACACGGACCGCGCGCTGCGCGAGATGCTGCGCGTGACCAAGCCGGGCGGGCGGCTGCTCATCTGCGAGTTCAGCCGTCCGACGTGGGCGCCGTTCCGGACCGTGTACACCGAGTACCTGATGCGCGCCCTGCCGCCCGTCGCGAAGGCCGTGAGCAGCAACCCGGACGCCTACGTCTACCTCGCCGAGTCGATCCGGGCCTGGCCCGACCAGGCGGGTCTGGCCGGTCGGCTCCAGCAGGCCGGGTGGTCGCGGGTGGCCTGGCGCAACCTCACCGGCGGCATCGTGGCGCTGCACCGCGCGACGAAGACCGGCTGA
- a CDS encoding geranylgeranyl reductase family protein: MSESASAESASAETLGSETLASERTADVIVVGAGPAGSTTAYYLAKAGLDVLLLEKTAFPREKVCGDGLTPRATKQLVAMGIDISEEAGWLRNRGLRIIAGGVRLQLDWPELASFPDYGLVRKRDDFDEQLARQAQKAGARLYERCNVGEPIVDDRTGRITGVRAKLGEDKTPVTFHAPLVVAADGNSTRLSLAMGLHRREDRPMGVAVRTYFTSPRHDDDYLESWLELWDRRGAQPRLLPGYGWVFGMGDGTSNVGLGVLNTSAAFKELDWREILKAWCASMPEEWGYTPENMTGPIRGAALPMAFNRQPHYTRGLLLVGDAGGMVNPFNGEGIAYAMESGQIAADVIVQAHARATPAQRELALQRYPKVIKDTYGGYYTLGRAFVKLIGNPKIMKLATERGLSHPMLMRFTLKLLANLTDPQGGDAMDRVINGLTKVAPRS, from the coding sequence GTGAGCGAGTCCGCATCCGCCGAGAGCGCTTCCGCCGAGACGCTCGGCTCCGAGACGCTCGCCTCCGAGCGCACCGCCGACGTCATCGTCGTCGGCGCCGGGCCCGCCGGTTCCACGACGGCGTACTACCTCGCCAAGGCCGGGCTCGACGTCCTTCTTTTGGAGAAGACCGCCTTCCCGCGCGAGAAGGTGTGCGGCGACGGTCTCACCCCGCGGGCCACCAAGCAGCTCGTCGCCATGGGCATCGACATCTCCGAAGAGGCGGGCTGGCTGCGGAACAGGGGGCTCCGCATCATCGCGGGCGGCGTCCGGCTCCAGCTCGACTGGCCGGAGCTGGCCTCCTTCCCCGACTACGGCCTGGTCCGCAAGCGCGACGACTTCGACGAGCAGCTGGCCCGGCAGGCGCAGAAGGCCGGGGCCCGGCTGTACGAGCGCTGCAACGTGGGCGAGCCGATCGTCGACGACCGTACGGGCCGGATCACCGGTGTGCGGGCGAAGCTGGGCGAGGACAAGACCCCGGTCACCTTCCACGCCCCGCTCGTCGTGGCGGCCGACGGCAACTCCACGCGGCTGTCGCTGGCCATGGGGCTGCACCGCCGCGAGGACCGCCCGATGGGCGTGGCCGTACGGACCTACTTCACCTCGCCCCGGCACGACGACGACTACCTGGAGTCCTGGCTGGAGTTGTGGGACCGGCGCGGCGCGCAGCCGCGGCTGCTGCCCGGCTACGGCTGGGTCTTCGGGATGGGCGACGGCACCTCCAACGTGGGCCTGGGCGTGCTCAACACCTCCGCGGCGTTCAAGGAGCTGGACTGGCGCGAGATCCTCAAGGCGTGGTGCGCCTCCATGCCCGAGGAGTGGGGCTACACCCCGGAGAACATGACCGGCCCGATCCGCGGCGCCGCCTTGCCGATGGCCTTCAACCGGCAGCCGCACTACACGCGCGGGCTGCTGCTGGTCGGCGACGCGGGCGGCATGGTCAACCCGTTCAACGGCGAGGGCATCGCGTACGCCATGGAGTCGGGCCAGATCGCGGCGGACGTGATCGTCCAGGCGCACGCCCGCGCCACACCGGCACAGCGCGAACTCGCCCTCCAGCGCTACCCGAAGGTCATCAAGGACACGTACGGCGGCTACTACACCCTCGGCCGCGCGTTCGTGAAGCTGATCGGCAACCCGAAGATCATGAAGCTGGCCACCGAGCGCGGCCTCAGCCATCCGATGCTGATGCGCTTCACCCTCAAGCTGCTGGCGAACCTCACCGATCCGCAGGGCGGAGACGCGATGGACCGCGTCATCAACGGCCTGACGAAGGTGGCGCCTCGCTCGTGA
- a CDS encoding CBS domain-containing protein, with protein sequence MTTAADIMHPGAQWIPATETLDRAAQVMRELNVGALPISDVNQRMCGILTDRDIVVGCVAAGHDPATVTAGQMAKGTPRWINADADISEVLREMETHRIRRLPVIKNKELVGMISEADLVRHLSDAQIAEFAHEIYAAG encoded by the coding sequence ATGACCACCGCCGCGGACATCATGCACCCGGGCGCGCAGTGGATCCCGGCGACGGAGACGCTGGACCGCGCGGCCCAGGTGATGCGGGAGCTGAACGTCGGGGCGCTGCCGATCAGCGACGTCAACCAGCGCATGTGCGGCATCCTCACCGACCGCGACATCGTCGTGGGATGCGTCGCGGCCGGCCATGACCCGGCCACGGTGACGGCGGGCCAGATGGCCAAGGGCACCCCGCGCTGGATCAACGCCGACGCCGACATCAGCGAAGTACTGCGGGAGATGGAGACCCACCGCATCCGCCGGCTGCCGGTGATCAAGAACAAGGAGCTGGTCGGGATGATCAGCGAGGCGGACCTGGTACGGCATCTGTCCGACGCGCAGATCGCGGAGTTCGCCCACGAGATCTACGCCGCGGGTTAG
- a CDS encoding C40 family peptidase, with translation MSPIAHIPSHRKPRRAASSTRALRAGVTGGILTLAVAGTSVQANATETAAESTLEMPTVSDALATTAAQTAAATEEAAFGYELQAQQDDAADKARSAAKKAHAEAVRKAKAAEAKRKAAERRAEKAAQERASRSAERTSLSAPSTGSPSVPSSSSATGSVATLLSFLQGQVGKAYVSGATGPSAYDCSGLTMTAFKQIGITLPRVSQDQSTVGTQVSLNALQPGDILYWGSSGSAWHVAVYIGDGKFIGAQNPSSGVVVRDMSYDMPTGAVRVL, from the coding sequence ATGTCCCCGATCGCACACATACCCAGCCACCGGAAGCCCCGCCGTGCCGCGTCCTCCACGCGCGCACTCCGCGCCGGGGTGACCGGTGGCATCCTCACCCTCGCGGTGGCCGGCACCTCGGTGCAGGCCAACGCCACCGAGACGGCCGCCGAGTCGACGCTGGAGATGCCGACCGTCAGCGACGCGCTGGCGACCACCGCCGCGCAGACCGCCGCCGCCACCGAGGAAGCAGCGTTCGGCTACGAGCTGCAGGCGCAGCAGGACGACGCCGCCGACAAGGCCCGCAGCGCTGCCAAGAAGGCCCACGCCGAGGCCGTACGGAAGGCCAAGGCCGCGGAAGCCAAGCGCAAGGCCGCCGAGCGGCGCGCCGAGAAGGCCGCGCAGGAGCGCGCCTCCCGCTCCGCCGAGCGCACCTCGCTCTCCGCCCCCTCCACCGGCTCCCCCTCGGTGCCGTCCTCCTCGTCCGCGACCGGGAGCGTCGCGACGCTGCTGAGCTTCCTGCAGGGGCAGGTGGGCAAGGCGTACGTGTCCGGCGCGACCGGCCCGTCCGCGTACGACTGCTCCGGTCTGACCATGACCGCGTTCAAGCAGATCGGCATCACCCTGCCGCGCGTGTCGCAGGACCAGTCGACCGTGGGCACCCAGGTCTCGCTGAACGCCCTGCAGCCCGGCGACATCCTCTACTGGGGCAGCTCCGGCAGCGCCTGGCACGTCGCCGTCTACATCGGCGACGGCAAGTTCATCGGCGCGCAGAACCCGAGCAGCGGCGTCGTCGTGCGCGACATGAGCTACGACATGCCGACCGGCGCGGTGCGCGTTCTGTAA
- a CDS encoding NADH-quinone oxidoreductase subunit A: protein MNAYAPILVLGALGAGFAIFSVFMGSIIGPRRYNRARLDAYECGIEPTPQPTGGGRFPIKYYLTAMLFIVFDIEIVFLYPWAVTFDALGLFGLVEMLLFVLTVFVAYAYVWRRGGLEWD from the coding sequence GTGAACGCATACGCGCCCATCCTCGTACTGGGAGCCCTCGGGGCAGGCTTTGCGATCTTCTCCGTCTTCATGGGGTCGATCATCGGCCCCAGGCGGTACAACCGGGCCAGGCTCGACGCATACGAATGCGGTATCGAGCCGACCCCGCAGCCGACCGGCGGCGGTCGCTTCCCGATCAAGTACTACCTGACGGCGATGCTCTTCATCGTCTTCGACATCGAGATCGTCTTCCTCTACCCCTGGGCCGTCACCTTCGACGCGCTGGGGCTGTTCGGACTCGTCGAGATGCTCCTCTTCGTGCTCACCGTCTTCGTCGCCTACGCCTACGTCTGGCGCCGCGGCGGCCTGGAGTGGGACTAG
- a CDS encoding NADH-quinone oxidoreductase subunit B family protein, protein MGIEEKLPSGFLLTTVERTAGLARKSSVFGATFGLACCAIEMMATGAGRYDLARWGMEVFRASPRQADLMIVAGRVSQKMAPVLRQVYDQMPNPKWVISMGVCASSGGMFNNYAIVQGVDHIVPVDIYLPGCPPRPEMLLDAILKLHEKIRTEKLGVNREQAAREAEEAALKALPTIEMKGLLR, encoded by the coding sequence ATGGGAATCGAAGAGAAGCTGCCGAGCGGGTTCCTGCTCACGACGGTCGAGCGCACGGCGGGGCTGGCGCGGAAGTCCTCCGTCTTCGGCGCGACCTTCGGCCTCGCGTGCTGCGCTATCGAGATGATGGCCACCGGCGCCGGGCGGTACGACCTCGCGCGCTGGGGCATGGAGGTGTTCCGCGCCTCGCCGCGCCAGGCCGACCTGATGATCGTGGCCGGCCGGGTCAGCCAGAAGATGGCCCCGGTGCTGCGCCAGGTCTACGACCAGATGCCGAACCCCAAGTGGGTGATCTCGATGGGCGTGTGCGCCTCGTCCGGCGGCATGTTCAACAACTACGCGATCGTGCAGGGCGTCGACCACATCGTCCCCGTCGACATCTATCTGCCCGGCTGCCCACCGCGGCCCGAGATGCTCCTCGACGCGATCCTCAAGCTGCACGAGAAGATCCGCACCGAGAAGCTCGGCGTCAACCGCGAGCAGGCGGCCCGCGAGGCGGAGGAAGCGGCGCTCAAGGCGCTCCCGACGATCGAGATGAAGGGGCTGCTGCGGTGA
- a CDS encoding NADH-quinone oxidoreductase subunit C has protein sequence MSDSNGANPQGNGVNPEKDLNAQNLPGQRGDHGEAIRVQRGMFGAKNGGDTSGYGGLVRSVRLPGAATRPYGGWFDEVADELEGALDEQGLVPSNAIEKTVVDRGELTFHIAREHLPHVARTLRDDPALRFELCTGVSGVHYPDDKGRELHAVYHLRSITHNRLIRLEVTAPDSDPHIPSIVDVYPTNDWHERETYDFFGLIFDGHPALTRIMMPDDWQGHPQRKDYPLGGIPVEYKGAEIPAPDQRRSYS, from the coding sequence GTGAGCGACTCCAACGGCGCCAACCCCCAGGGCAACGGCGTGAACCCCGAGAAGGACCTCAACGCCCAGAACCTGCCCGGTCAGCGCGGTGACCACGGCGAGGCGATCCGCGTCCAGCGGGGCATGTTCGGCGCGAAGAACGGCGGCGACACCTCCGGCTACGGCGGCCTGGTGCGGTCCGTCCGGCTGCCGGGGGCCGCCACCCGCCCGTACGGAGGGTGGTTCGACGAGGTCGCCGACGAGCTCGAAGGCGCCCTCGACGAACAGGGCCTGGTGCCGTCGAACGCGATCGAGAAGACCGTCGTGGACCGCGGCGAACTCACCTTCCACATCGCCCGCGAGCACCTTCCGCACGTCGCCCGCACCCTCCGCGACGACCCCGCCCTGCGCTTCGAGCTCTGCACCGGCGTGAGCGGCGTCCACTACCCCGACGACAAGGGCCGCGAGCTGCACGCCGTCTACCACCTGCGCTCGATCACCCACAACCGGCTGATCCGACTGGAGGTGACCGCGCCCGACAGCGACCCGCACATCCCGTCGATCGTCGACGTCTATCCGACCAACGACTGGCACGAGCGCGAGACCTACGACTTCTTCGGCCTGATCTTCGACGGCCACCCGGCGCTCACCCGGATCATGATGCCCGACGACTGGCAGGGCCACCCGCAGCGCAAGGACTACCCACTCGGCGGCATCCCCGTCGAGTACAAGGGCGCCGAGATCCCGGCTCCCGACCAGCGGAGGTCGTACAGCTGA
- a CDS encoding NADH-quinone oxidoreductase subunit D, protein MSNATHATPPAGSRETTEGTVYTVTGGDWDEVADAAAKADDERIIVNMGPQHPSTHGVLRLVLEIDGETVTEARCGIGYLHTGIEKNLEYRTWTQGSTFVTRMDYLTPFHNEVGYCLGVERLLGIEDQIPERATIIRVMLMELNRISSHLVYAATGGMELGAITVMFTGFRDREAILDLFELITGLRMNHAYVRPGGLAQDLPPGAVDQVRAFVKQMRKNLPEYDKLATGNPIFKARLQGTGYLDLAGCMALGITGPILRSTGLPHDLRKSQPYCGYETYDFDVPTADTCDSYGRFVIRVEEMRQSLRIVEQCLDRLRPGPVMVADKKIAWPAQLALGPDGLGNSLDHIKKIMGTSMEALIHHFKLVTEGFRVPPGQVYTAIESPRGELGVHVVSDGGTRPYRVHFRDPSFTNLQSMAAMCEGGQVADVIVAVASIDPVMGGVDR, encoded by the coding sequence ATGTCCAACGCCACCCACGCAACGCCACCGGCCGGCTCGCGCGAGACCACCGAGGGCACCGTCTACACCGTCACCGGCGGGGACTGGGACGAGGTCGCCGACGCCGCGGCCAAGGCCGACGACGAGCGGATCATCGTCAACATGGGGCCGCAGCACCCGTCCACCCACGGGGTGCTCCGGCTCGTCCTGGAGATCGACGGCGAGACCGTCACCGAGGCCCGCTGCGGCATCGGCTATCTGCACACCGGCATCGAGAAGAACCTCGAGTACCGGACCTGGACCCAGGGCAGCACCTTCGTCACGCGCATGGACTATCTGACGCCCTTCCACAACGAGGTGGGGTACTGCCTGGGCGTGGAGCGGCTGCTCGGCATCGAGGACCAGATCCCCGAGCGCGCCACGATCATCCGGGTGATGCTCATGGAGCTCAACCGGATCTCCTCCCACCTGGTCTACGCGGCCACCGGCGGCATGGAGCTCGGCGCGATCACCGTGATGTTCACCGGTTTCCGCGACCGCGAGGCGATCCTCGACCTGTTCGAGCTGATCACCGGCCTGCGGATGAACCACGCGTACGTCCGGCCGGGCGGCCTCGCCCAGGACCTGCCGCCGGGCGCGGTCGATCAGGTGCGCGCCTTCGTGAAGCAGATGCGCAAGAACCTCCCCGAGTACGACAAGCTCGCCACCGGCAACCCGATCTTCAAGGCCCGCCTGCAGGGCACCGGCTATCTGGACCTCGCCGGCTGCATGGCGCTCGGCATCACCGGCCCGATACTGCGCTCCACCGGTCTCCCGCACGACCTGCGCAAGTCGCAGCCGTACTGCGGTTACGAGACCTACGACTTCGACGTCCCCACCGCCGACACCTGCGACTCCTACGGGCGCTTCGTGATCCGCGTGGAGGAGATGCGCCAGTCGCTGCGGATCGTCGAGCAGTGCCTGGACCGGTTGCGGCCCGGCCCGGTGATGGTCGCGGACAAGAAGATCGCCTGGCCCGCGCAGCTCGCGCTGGGGCCCGACGGGCTCGGCAACTCCCTCGACCACATCAAGAAGATCATGGGCACCTCGATGGAGGCCCTGATCCACCACTTCAAGCTGGTGACCGAGGGCTTCCGGGTCCCGCCGGGCCAGGTGTACACGGCGATCGAGTCGCCCAGGGGCGAACTGGGCGTGCACGTGGTCAGCGACGGCGGCACCCGCCCGTACCGGGTGCACTTCCGCGACCCGTCCTTCACCAACCTGCAGTCCATGGCGGCGATGTGCGAGGGCGGCCAGGTCGCCGACGTCATCGTCGCGGTGGCGTCCATCGACCCCGTGATGGGAGGCGTCGACCGGTGA